Proteins from one Nicotiana tabacum cultivar K326 chromosome 23, ASM71507v2, whole genome shotgun sequence genomic window:
- the LOC107820101 gene encoding F-box/FBD/LRR-repeat protein At1g13570-like isoform X2 produces the protein MKSARRSDVDTISNLPCNVVDEILGCLPLKDAVKTSILSKDWRYKWVTRQELDFGYNFFGSFAHDQEAKTIIYQVLLIYKGPILKFKLGGFNLKSCPDIDHWILFLSKKNIQEFTLHIWSGNIYHLPSHLFTFQQLRRLEIHKCLFYPPSGFKGFEKLINLDFDRVTFVPSIFRNLISKCPLLERLRLLWCTDFDTLEIVAPNLKFFEFRGKSKSFCFKNAPVLSKVILSLNSPVLADASPVCSNFMKFFHCMPSLRELDIRGWLLEYLTKGGLPENPPTALNNVKTLKTDMSFRNVEEVSVAVYLITSCPKLQQLTIRCSVDNDVEPVVHFLRAQSFSGGGVVKLLQRVHMSTFSGLEMEMEFVRFILASAPLLKQIFIWNYSCFLLRPGRQLMNEIKQYRRASPDVEFKFEEVDVDDLV, from the exons ATGAAGAGTGCTAGGAGATCTGATGTTGATACAATTAGCAACCTGCCATGTAATGTTGTGGATGAAATTCTAGGGTGCTTGCCTTTGAAAGATGCAGTGAAGACCAGTATCTTGTCAAAAGACTGGAGGTACAAATGGGTAACACGTCAagaacttgattttggttataacTTTTTCGGGTCATTTGCACATGATCAAGAAGCTAAGACAATCATTTACCAAGTCCTATTAATCTATAAAGGACCAATACTGAAGTTTAAACTCGGAGGCTTTAACTTGAAAAGTTGTCCTGATATTGATCACTGGATACTCTTCTTGTCAAAGAAAAATATCCAGGAATTCACCCTTCACATATGGTCAGGCAACATATATCATTTACCTTCTCACCTTTTTACATTCCAGCAGCTAAGGCGTCTGGAAATTCATAAATGCTTGTTTTACCCTCCGTCCGGTTTCAAAGGGTTTGAGAAGCTTATTAATCTTGATTTTGATAGAGTCACTTTTGTTCCATCAATATTTAGGAATCTGATCTCTAAATGCCCATTGCTTGAACGATTAAGGTTGCTTTGGTGCACTGACTTTGACACCCTTGAAATTGTTGCCCCTAATCTCAAATTCTTTGAGTTTAGAGGAAAATCAAAGTCCTTTTGCTTCAAGAATGCCCCTGTGCTTAGTAAGGTTATCCTGTCTCTCAATTCACCAGTTTTGGCTGATGCATCTCCTGTTTGTTCaaattttatgaaattcttccattGCATGCCTTCCCTACGGGAACTGGATATACGTGGTTGGTTATTGGAG TACTTGACCAAGGGAGGTCTGCCAGAGAATCCCCCGACTGCCCTGAACAATGTGAAAACTCTCAAAACAGACATGTCTTTCAGAAATGTTGAGGAGGTTTCGGTTGCTGTTTACTTGATTACAAGCTGCCCTAAATTACAACAGCTTACAATTAGATGT TCAGTGGACAACGATGTGGAACCTGTTGTACATTTCTTACGAGCCCAATCATTCTCTGGTGGTGGTGTTGTGAAGCTGCTTCAAAGAGTACATATGAGTACTTTTAGTGGTCTTGAGATGGAAATGGAATTTGTGAGGTTTATACTAGCATCTGCACCATTACTTAAGCAAATTTTCATTTGGAATTATTCATGTTTCCTTCTTCGGCCGGGAAGACAACTGATGAATGAGATAAAACAATACCGTCGAGCATCACCCGATGTTGAATTCAAATTTGAAGAAGTTGATGTAGATGATCTTGTATGA
- the LOC107820101 gene encoding F-box/FBD/LRR-repeat protein At1g13570-like isoform X1, translating to MKSARRSDVDTISNLPCNVVDEILGCLPLKDAVKTSILSKDWRYKWVTRQELDFGYNFFGSFAHDQEAKTIIYQVLLIYKGPILKFKLGGFNLKSCPDIDHWILFLSKKNIQEFTLHIWSGNIYHLPSHLFTFQQLRRLEIHKCLFYPPSGFKGFEKLINLDFDRVTFVPSIFRNLISKCPLLERLRLLWCTDFDTLEIVAPNLKFFEFRGKSKSFCFKNAPVLSKVILSLNSPVLADASPVCSNFMKFFHCMPSLRELDIRGWLLEYLTKGGLPENPPTALNNVKTLKTDMSFRNVEEVSVAVYLITSCPKLQQLTIRCQSVDNDVEPVVHFLRAQSFSGGGVVKLLQRVHMSTFSGLEMEMEFVRFILASAPLLKQIFIWNYSCFLLRPGRQLMNEIKQYRRASPDVEFKFEEVDVDDLV from the exons ATGAAGAGTGCTAGGAGATCTGATGTTGATACAATTAGCAACCTGCCATGTAATGTTGTGGATGAAATTCTAGGGTGCTTGCCTTTGAAAGATGCAGTGAAGACCAGTATCTTGTCAAAAGACTGGAGGTACAAATGGGTAACACGTCAagaacttgattttggttataacTTTTTCGGGTCATTTGCACATGATCAAGAAGCTAAGACAATCATTTACCAAGTCCTATTAATCTATAAAGGACCAATACTGAAGTTTAAACTCGGAGGCTTTAACTTGAAAAGTTGTCCTGATATTGATCACTGGATACTCTTCTTGTCAAAGAAAAATATCCAGGAATTCACCCTTCACATATGGTCAGGCAACATATATCATTTACCTTCTCACCTTTTTACATTCCAGCAGCTAAGGCGTCTGGAAATTCATAAATGCTTGTTTTACCCTCCGTCCGGTTTCAAAGGGTTTGAGAAGCTTATTAATCTTGATTTTGATAGAGTCACTTTTGTTCCATCAATATTTAGGAATCTGATCTCTAAATGCCCATTGCTTGAACGATTAAGGTTGCTTTGGTGCACTGACTTTGACACCCTTGAAATTGTTGCCCCTAATCTCAAATTCTTTGAGTTTAGAGGAAAATCAAAGTCCTTTTGCTTCAAGAATGCCCCTGTGCTTAGTAAGGTTATCCTGTCTCTCAATTCACCAGTTTTGGCTGATGCATCTCCTGTTTGTTCaaattttatgaaattcttccattGCATGCCTTCCCTACGGGAACTGGATATACGTGGTTGGTTATTGGAG TACTTGACCAAGGGAGGTCTGCCAGAGAATCCCCCGACTGCCCTGAACAATGTGAAAACTCTCAAAACAGACATGTCTTTCAGAAATGTTGAGGAGGTTTCGGTTGCTGTTTACTTGATTACAAGCTGCCCTAAATTACAACAGCTTACAATTAGATGT CAGTCAGTGGACAACGATGTGGAACCTGTTGTACATTTCTTACGAGCCCAATCATTCTCTGGTGGTGGTGTTGTGAAGCTGCTTCAAAGAGTACATATGAGTACTTTTAGTGGTCTTGAGATGGAAATGGAATTTGTGAGGTTTATACTAGCATCTGCACCATTACTTAAGCAAATTTTCATTTGGAATTATTCATGTTTCCTTCTTCGGCCGGGAAGACAACTGATGAATGAGATAAAACAATACCGTCGAGCATCACCCGATGTTGAATTCAAATTTGAAGAAGTTGATGTAGATGATCTTGTATGA